The Sediminispirochaeta smaragdinae DSM 11293 genome has a segment encoding these proteins:
- a CDS encoding ABC transporter ATP-binding protein, whose translation MKVILDTLTKKFGNSTAVDKISLEIESGEFVAFLGPSGCGKTTTLLMTAGIYKPDGGHIFFGDRDVTTLQPKDRNIGMVFQSYALYPHMTVFENISFSMKLKKASKQEMEKETAEVAEMLGIGNLLHRKPGELSGGQQQRVALGRALIKKPELLLFDEPLSNLDARLRITMRSEIKRLQKELGITCIYVTHDQVEAMTMADRVAVIKDGVLQSYRPPLELHEHPRTLFIGQFVGNPPMNIWQGSLIDKADMSCVKMSDGSLLRISRKRTPQPMPADLTVGIRPEDIEILSEESEDAASAVVSLVEPLGRDNLLQCRCGEQEIVLLADPRSGIRPGQKVFFRPDPNAWQFFDAQTEQSLLWN comes from the coding sequence ATGAAGGTAATACTTGATACACTGACAAAGAAATTCGGAAACTCGACGGCTGTTGATAAAATCAGCCTGGAGATTGAAAGTGGCGAGTTCGTCGCCTTTCTCGGCCCTTCCGGCTGCGGCAAGACAACCACGCTGCTGATGACCGCGGGTATCTACAAGCCCGATGGCGGACACATCTTTTTCGGCGACCGTGATGTCACCACCCTTCAGCCGAAGGACCGAAACATCGGTATGGTATTCCAAAGCTATGCCCTCTATCCCCATATGACGGTGTTTGAGAATATCTCATTTTCCATGAAACTGAAAAAGGCGTCGAAACAGGAGATGGAAAAGGAGACTGCGGAGGTCGCGGAAATGCTTGGAATTGGAAACCTTCTGCACCGCAAGCCCGGTGAATTATCCGGGGGACAGCAGCAGCGAGTGGCCCTTGGACGGGCACTGATTAAAAAGCCTGAACTGCTTCTTTTCGACGAACCGCTTTCCAACCTGGATGCAAGATTACGGATTACCATGAGAAGCGAGATCAAGCGGCTTCAAAAGGAGCTTGGTATCACCTGCATCTATGTGACCCACGATCAGGTCGAGGCAATGACCATGGCAGACAGGGTTGCGGTGATCAAAGATGGAGTACTTCAGTCGTATCGACCGCCACTGGAACTGCATGAACATCCGAGGACCCTTTTCATCGGACAATTCGTCGGGAATCCGCCGATGAATATCTGGCAGGGTAGCCTGATCGATAAGGCCGATATGTCCTGTGTGAAGATGTCGGACGGCAGCCTTCTTCGCATTTCCAGGAAGCGCACGCCTCAACCGATGCCTGCAGACCTCACGGTCGGAATTCGTCCTGAAGATATCGAGATCCTATCCGAGGAAAGCGAAGATGCGGCCTCTGCTGTTGTTTCCCTTGTTGAACCCCTCGGCCGGGATAATTTGCTTCAATGCCGCTGTGGCGAACAGGAGATTGTTCTTCTCGCGGATCCCCGATCGGGCATACGTCCCGGCCAGAAGGTCTTCTTCAGACCGGACCCCAATGCGTGGCAGTTTTTTGATGCTCAAACGGAACAATCACTGCTTTGGAACTAA
- a CDS encoding carbohydrate ABC transporter permease, with translation MKKHRDYFTPLAFLILLVLSLPIIVGYLWLFISTFSERTYGLKPVDINGNFGGLTLKNWQFLHNPDIWIVTFNTFILALLMTIGVLVVSASAGYALSRIKFPGRKSFLSLTLVLHAFPSITLLIAIYFVLRFFSHLPVLGNFMGYNTMGGVILVSLALQLPLGMWLMKGFFDAVSWDIERAALIDGCSRFRTFWNIMVPQIRPGIAALSIFSFMTGWSSFLIPYTFLTSGSKAVISTYLNSMMHSDSLSIQYGVLAAVGLFQLIPILIFYTFNQRYLMKIFSGGSHGGV, from the coding sequence ATGAAAAAACATCGAGACTATTTTACGCCCCTGGCCTTTCTGATACTGCTGGTCCTTTCTCTCCCGATTATCGTCGGATACCTTTGGTTGTTTATCTCGACCTTCTCGGAGAGGACGTATGGCTTGAAACCGGTAGACATTAATGGAAATTTCGGAGGACTTACCCTGAAAAACTGGCAGTTTCTCCACAATCCCGATATCTGGATCGTGACCTTCAATACCTTTATTCTTGCTCTTTTGATGACCATCGGAGTTTTGGTCGTTTCCGCTTCGGCGGGATACGCGCTTTCCCGCATCAAATTTCCGGGACGCAAGTCCTTTCTGTCGCTGACCTTGGTGCTTCATGCATTCCCAAGTATCACCCTCCTGATCGCCATCTATTTTGTACTCCGCTTTTTCTCGCATCTTCCGGTTCTCGGCAATTTTATGGGCTACAACACCATGGGAGGGGTTATCCTGGTCAGTCTTGCCCTGCAACTTCCCCTTGGTATGTGGCTGATGAAAGGCTTTTTCGATGCCGTTTCCTGGGATATCGAACGGGCAGCCCTGATCGACGGCTGTTCCCGTTTTAGGACCTTCTGGAACATCATGGTACCTCAGATTCGTCCGGGAATTGCGGCACTCTCGATCTTCTCTTTTATGACGGGATGGAGTTCGTTTCTTATTCCCTATACCTTTCTTACAAGCGGTTCGAAAGCGGTTATTTCCACCTACCTGAATTCAATGATGCACAGTGATTCTCTTTCCATTCAGTACGGGGTGCTGGCCGCCGTCGGCTTGTTTCAGCTCATTCCCATACTGATTTTTTACACATTCAACCAACGATATCTGATGAAGATCTTCTCCGGCGGATCTCACGGTGGCGTATAA